The following are encoded in a window of Pelecanus crispus isolate bPelCri1 chromosome 6, bPelCri1.pri, whole genome shotgun sequence genomic DNA:
- the ARF6 gene encoding ADP-ribosylation factor 6, translating into MGKVLSKIFGNKEMRILMLGLDAAGKTTILYKLKLGQSVTTIPTVGFNVETVTYKNVKFNVWDVGGQDKIRPLWRHYYTGTQGLIFVVDCADRDRIDEARQELHRIINDREMRDAIILIFANKQDLPDAMKPHEIQEKLGLTRIRDRNWYVQPSCATTGDGLYEGLTWLTSNYKS; encoded by the coding sequence ATGGGCAAGGTGCTGTCCAAGATCTTCGGCAACAAGGAGATGCGGATCTTGATGCTGGGGCTGGACGCGGCTGGTAAAACCACCATCCTGTACAAACTGAAGCTGGGCCAGTCCGTCACCACCATCCCCACTGTGGGCTTCAACGTGGAGACGGTTACTTACAAAAACGTCAAGTTCAACGTGTGGGATGTCGGGGGCCAGGACAAGATCCGTCCCCTCTGGAGGCACTACTACACGGGCACGCAAGGGTTGATCTTTGTGGTGGACTGCGCCGATCGCGACCGCATCGACGAGGCCCGCCAGGAGCTCCACCGCATTATCAACGACAGGGAGATGCGGGACGCCATCATCCTCATCTTCGCCAACAAGCAGGACCTGCCCGATGCCATGAAACCCCATGAAATCCAGGAGAAACTGGGCCTGACCCGAATCAGGGATAGGAATTGGTACGTGCAGCCCTCCTGTGCTACTACAGGGGATGGACTCTATGAAGGGCTGACATGGTTAACATCCAATTATAAATCCTAA